Part of the Longimicrobium terrae genome, AACGACATCCTGGACCTGTCCAAGATCGAGGCGGGGGAGATGGTGGTGCGGGGCGACCCGCTGCCGGTGCGCGACGCGGGGGAGCAGGCGGCCGACCTGGTCGCGCCGCTGGCCTCCGCCAAGGGCGTGCGGCTGCGGCGCGCGTGGGAGTGCGCGGAAGACGAGGGATGCCTGGGCGATCCGGACCGCGTGGAGCAGGTGCTCATCAACCTGCTCTCCAACGCCGTCAAGTTCACGCCGCCGGGGGGCACGGTCACGCTCTGCTGCCGCACGGCTCTCCATCCCCCGCCGGATTCGGAGCTGCGCGACGGCGGCGCGTGGGTGGTGCTGGAGGTGGACGACACGGGGATCGGCATCGCGCCTGAGCAGCTGGACGCGGTCTTTCAGCCGTTCGTGCAGGTGGAGGGCGGGCACACCCGCGAGCAGGGCGGAACGGGGCTGGGGCTGGCCATCAGCCGCCGCCTGGCCCGGCTGATGGGCGGCGACCTGCGGGTGGAAAGCGAAGCCGGCGCGGGCTCGCGCTTTTCCCTCTGGCTTCGATCCGCCGCGTCGCCGGGATCCGCCGTGGAGGTCTCGGAGCCGCGTGAGGATGCGGAGGAGGCGGCCGCCGCGCCGCGCTGGCCCACGGCCGCGGGGGAGGTTCCGGGGCTGGGAGAGCTGGGCCGCCGCATCGCCGAGTGCGCCGACCGGGTGACGCGCGAACTGGCGGGCCGGCTTCCGCGCGAGCTGCGCGTGCCCGGCATCGCGCGCCTGACGCGGATGGAGCTGGAGAATCATCTCGCCACCTACCTGCTGGACGTCGGCAAGACGATGGTGACGCTGGATGAGGCGGGCGGCGACCCCGTCCTCCTGCGCGACGGACACCAGATCCAGCGCCTGCTGGCCTGGAAGCACGCGGACCAGCGCATCCGCCTGGGGTGGAACGCGGACGACCTGCGGCGCGAGCACGACCTGATGCGCGACATCGTGCTGCGCGTGGCGGCCGCCGAGCCGGCGGTGGACCATCCCGCCGCGGTGGAGGTGCTCAGCCGCCTGCTGGCGGAAGGGGAAGCGGTCAGCCTGTCGCGCTTTCGCCGCTCTCCGGCGGACTGAGCCCGCCCGGCTTGCGCTTTCGACGGTCCCAGCACTTGTTGGGGCCGTTCTGGTGTTTCCGGTGGATGACGGGAAGTGGACCAGCGTGCTGCGCGAGGGTCCAGGATGATTGCTGGCTCCGCCGATTGTGCCGTTTCGCCCGGAACTGGTTCGCGAGGTTTCGATCGATGACGGAAAGGGAGCCGCGCCTCGATCGATCATCCGCATACGACGACATCCGGCCCCGCGACCGTAGCCCGGCGGACCGGTGCGCGGTTACGTTTCCGTCCCGCGGCGATGGAGGGGACGCCGCGAACGACCGAACCACACACCGGACGAAATCTGTTGCCGTACGCTGAAAAAATCGCCGCTGAACTGGGGCTGCGCGCGCCGCAGGTAGCCGCCGCGCTGGAACTGCTGCTGGCGGGAAACACCATTCCGTTCGTGGCCCGCTACCGCAAGGAAGCCACGAGCGAGCTGGATGAGGTGCAGCTGCGCGACCTGCGCGACCGCCACGAGTACCTGGCGGAACTGGACGACCGCCGCGCCGCCATCCTCAAGTCCATCGACGAACAGGGCAAGCTCACGCCCGCGCTGCGCGCCTCCATCGAAGGCGCCGTCACCAAGTCGGCGCTGGAAGATCTTTATCTCCCGTACAAGCCCAAGCGCCGCACCCGCGCCACCATCGCACTGGAGCGGGGGCTGGGGCCGCTGGCGGAAGCGCTCTGGGGCGGCGCGGCGTCCGACCGCGACCTCGCCGCGCGCGCCGCGGAGTTCGTGGATGCGGACAAGGGCGTGGCGACCGTGGCGGACGCGCTGGCCGGCGCGCGCGATGTGGCCGCGGAGCGCATCTCCGAAGACGCCGCCGCGCGCGCATACGTGCGCGAGCAGGTGCGCACCCGCGGCGTGCTGGAAAGCAAGGCGGCGCGCGGCAAGGAGAACGAGGTCAGCAAGTTCCAGGATTACTACGACTTCACCGGTCCCGTCCGCGATCTTCCCAGCCACCGCATCCTGGCCGTGCGACGGGGGGAGACGGAGGGCTTTCTGACCGCGCGCATCCTGGCGCCGGACGAGGCGATCGTCATGGCGCTGCGCAACCGCTTTCTGGACGGGCACCGCGCGCCGGAGCAGATGGGCCTGGCGGTAGAGGACGCGTACAACCGCCTGCTGTCGCCTTCCGCGGAGGTGGAGGTGCGAATGGAGCTCAAGACGCGCGCGGATGAGGAGGCGATTGCCATCTTCGGCAGCAACCTCGAGGCGCTCCTCCTGCAGCCTCCCGCCGGCGGACGGACGGTGCTGGGCGTCGATCCGGGATACCGCACCGGCTGCAAGCTGGCCGTCGTCAGCCGCACCGGCGCGCTGCTGGAGACCGGCGTCGTCTATCTGCACCAGGAAGACCGCGCGCGGCGGGAACTGACACGGTTGATCGAAAAGCACGGCGTGGAGCTCGTCGCCGTCGGGAACGGGACGGCGAGCCGCGAATCGGACCGCATGGCGCGCGAAGCCGTCCGCGACGCCTCCATCGATCCGCGTCCCGCCGTGGTGATGGTCAACGAAGCGGGCGCCTCCGTCTACTCCGCATCCGACACCGCGCGTGACGAATTTCCGGATCTGGATCTGACGCTGCGATCCGCGGTCAGCATCGCGCGCCGGCTACAGGACCCGCTGGCCGAACTGGTGAAGATCGATCCCAAGTCCATCGGCGTGGGCCAGTACCAGCACGACGTGTCGCAGACGCGGCTGAAGCGGCGGCTGGACGAGACGGTGGAGAGCTGTGTGAACCGTGTGGGCGTGGAGCTGAACACGGCGTCGGCCGCGCTGCTGGGCTACGTGGCGGGCATCGGCCCCACCGTGGCGCAGCGCATCGTGGAGCAGCGGGACCAGGCCGGCCCGTTCCGCTCGCGCGCGGAGCTGGTGAAGAAGGTGCCGGGCCTGGGTCCCAAGACGTTCGAGCAGGCCGCCGGCTTCCTGCGCGTGCGCGGCGGTGCCCATCCGCTTGACGCCTCGGCCGTGCATCCGGAGCGCTACGGCCTGGTAGAGCGAATGGCGGGCGATCTGGGCGTGGACATGACGACGCTCGTGGGGAACGAGGCGTCAATCGGCCACATCGACCTGACCCGCTATGTCGGGAACGGCGTGGGACTCCCCACGCTTCAGGACATCGTGGCGGAACTGCGCAAGCCCGGCCGCGACCCGCGCGAGCAGTTCGAGGCACCCTCTTTTCGCGACGACGTGCAGAAGGTGGAAGACCTCAAGGAGGGAATGACGCTGCAGGGAACGGTGACCAACGTGGTCGCCTTTGGTGCGTTCGTCGACATCGGTGTGCACCAGGACGGCCTGGTGCACGTGTCGGAACTCTCGGACAAGTTCATCCGCGATCCGTCAGAAGCCGCGCGGGTGGGCGATCGCGTGACTGTTCGTGTGCTGTCGGTAGATGTACCGCGCCAGCGCATCGCGTTGTCGATGAAGTCACCGGGCGCGCAGCGTTCCGCGGGTGGGGCGCGGCAGGGCGGGGGACAGGAGAAGCCCGCGCCGCGCCCGCAACCGAAGGCGCCGCCCAAGCCTGAGCCGCCACGGGATGGCGTCGCGGCCAACGGAATGCGCATCAAGACCCGCCGCTGACGCGAGAAGAGGAGGAGAGCGATCCGATGCTCTCCTCCTCTTCCGTTCCCCCCATCAGTTCCCCCGCGCCCCTCCGCCACCCCCGCGTCCTCCGCGTGAAACGGTGTAGATGGTGCCCGCCTGTGCCGGACTGGTGACACGACGGAAACAAACCCCTTGACCTGCTCCGGTACGCGGTGTATACTTGGCGCCCTCCACGGAACCCCGGCCGAAGCGATTCCGAAGCGATCGCGATCAGGGGTTGACGACGGGGTGCGGGTGATGTACCTTGTAGGGCTGTCGCCTGAATGGCGGCGGCGGGGCGGAAAAGAAAAAATTTGGAAAACCGCCCCTTGACGGAATCGGAAAAGCCCAGTAGCTTGAAGGAGTTCGGCGCACGGCGGGTTTCGCGAAAGCGAAAAAGTTGTTGAAGCCGAGGGGTTGACGAAGCAGGGCAACGCTGTTAGCTTGAAGGACTGCCCGCGGCGACGGGCGGACGCGGCGGACCGGGTGAAACTGGTCTGGTTGCCATGAAGCAGAACGAACGAAGCGGGCTTTGGTCCGCGGGATTCTGAAATTGACAATTCGGGTCTTGGGAGTGCTTTTGTAAACAGGCGCCCCGTGGTGGAGTCAGCCGGAGGCAACACGTCC contains:
- a CDS encoding ATP-binding protein, which produces MNEASFRALVEASSDGILILERDGRVRFANPAAAALFGRTREEITGADLGLPVLEGESAEVDVVRGREAVSVEIRSAPLNWEGDPALVVSLRDITERRRAEERERQLIRAAAAQREAEAATERAEFLARAGAVLAASLEAGDALPRLAELAVPFLADFATVHAVHEDGTVERVADAARPPGPGRGWLAAAADAGRDAARVERGGAVRWTAGDAAGLTLPVMARDRAVAVLALGRAGAAREYGDAELVLAEQLAHRAALAVESARLYADAQAANVAKSQFLATMSHEIRTPINAVIGYADLLDAGLAGPLSAPAQNYLDRIQESSRHLLVVVNDILDLSKIEAGEMVVRGDPLPVRDAGEQAADLVAPLASAKGVRLRRAWECAEDEGCLGDPDRVEQVLINLLSNAVKFTPPGGTVTLCCRTALHPPPDSELRDGGAWVVLEVDDTGIGIAPEQLDAVFQPFVQVEGGHTREQGGTGLGLAISRRLARLMGGDLRVESEAGAGSRFSLWLRSAASPGSAVEVSEPREDAEEAAAAPRWPTAAGEVPGLGELGRRIAECADRVTRELAGRLPRELRVPGIARLTRMELENHLATYLLDVGKTMVTLDEAGGDPVLLRDGHQIQRLLAWKHADQRIRLGWNADDLRREHDLMRDIVLRVAAAEPAVDHPAAVEVLSRLLAEGEAVSLSRFRRSPAD
- a CDS encoding Tex family protein, yielding MPYAEKIAAELGLRAPQVAAALELLLAGNTIPFVARYRKEATSELDEVQLRDLRDRHEYLAELDDRRAAILKSIDEQGKLTPALRASIEGAVTKSALEDLYLPYKPKRRTRATIALERGLGPLAEALWGGAASDRDLAARAAEFVDADKGVATVADALAGARDVAAERISEDAAARAYVREQVRTRGVLESKAARGKENEVSKFQDYYDFTGPVRDLPSHRILAVRRGETEGFLTARILAPDEAIVMALRNRFLDGHRAPEQMGLAVEDAYNRLLSPSAEVEVRMELKTRADEEAIAIFGSNLEALLLQPPAGGRTVLGVDPGYRTGCKLAVVSRTGALLETGVVYLHQEDRARRELTRLIEKHGVELVAVGNGTASRESDRMAREAVRDASIDPRPAVVMVNEAGASVYSASDTARDEFPDLDLTLRSAVSIARRLQDPLAELVKIDPKSIGVGQYQHDVSQTRLKRRLDETVESCVNRVGVELNTASAALLGYVAGIGPTVAQRIVEQRDQAGPFRSRAELVKKVPGLGPKTFEQAAGFLRVRGGAHPLDASAVHPERYGLVERMAGDLGVDMTTLVGNEASIGHIDLTRYVGNGVGLPTLQDIVAELRKPGRDPREQFEAPSFRDDVQKVEDLKEGMTLQGTVTNVVAFGAFVDIGVHQDGLVHVSELSDKFIRDPSEAARVGDRVTVRVLSVDVPRQRIALSMKSPGAQRSAGGARQGGGQEKPAPRPQPKAPPKPEPPRDGVAANGMRIKTRR